The DNA sequence CCGCAAGGTGCGCGGTGCGATCCTGATCGGCATCCTGGGCTCCACGGTGCTGGCCATCGTCGTCGAGGCGATCGGCGGGTTCGGGCCGGCCGGCGGCCCGGACGGCCAACCCGGCGGTTGGGCGTTGACCGTGCCGAGCCTGCCCGACCAGGTCTTCGGCATGCCCGACCTGTCGCTGCTCGGCAACTTCTCCGTGCTGGGCGCGTGGGACTCGGCGACCTGGCTGATCGCCCTGATGTTCGTCTTCACCCTGCTGCTGACCGACTTCTTCGACACGATGGGCACCATGGTCGCGGTCGGTCAGGAGGGCGGCCTGCTCGACGCCGAGGGGATGCCGCCGAGGACCAAGGAGATCCTGGTCGTCGACTCGATCGCGGCGGCGGCGGGCGGCATGGCGAGTACGTCGAGCAACACCTCGTACATCGAAAGCGCCGCCGGGGTGGCGGAGGGTGCCCGGACCGGAGCGGCGAACCTGGTCACCGGCGGGTTGTTCCTACTGGCCGTCTTCCTGTCCCCGCTGGTCGAGGTGGTGCCGTTCGAGGCGGCGTCGACCGCGCTGGTGGTGGTCGGCTTCCTGATGCTGACCGCGGTACGCACCATCGACTGGACCGACTACGAGATCGCCATCCCGGCGTTCCTCACCATCGTGCTGATGCCGTTCACCTACTCGATCTCCAACGGGATCGGCGCGGGGGTGATCACCTTCGTGCTGATCAAGCTGGTGAAGGGCCGCGCGGCGCAGGTGCATCCGCTGCTGTACGGGGTGGCCGCGCTGTTCACCCTCTACTTCCTGCGGCACCCGCTGGAGTTGCTGATCGGCTGAGCCGACCGCCTCGTCGCTTCGTCTGCCGGCACCGGCGGTACCCTGGTGCCGCCGGTGACGGTGGTCATAACGGCTGGTCGATCGGTGTGTTCGTTAGTTAGGCTAACGAACGTGACGGAGTGGGCGGTGATGGGAGAGCAGCAGGTCACGGCCGCGCAACTGGCGACGTCCCTGCGCGATGCCATCACCCGACTCAACCGGCGGGTCCGACGGGCCCGGCCGGTCGGCGATCTGACGGTCACCCAGCTGTCCGCGCTCACCAGCCTGGAGCTGGCCGGTGCGATGACGCCGCGGGAGCTGGCCGACATCGAGCGGGTCCAACCGCCGACGATGACCAGGATCGTCGCCAAGCTCGAGGAGCGCGGACTGGTGCAACGCACCCCGCACCCGACCGACGGCCGCCAGGTGATCCTGTCAGCCACCGAGTCAGGCCGCGAGGTGATCGCCGGGTTTGAGCGGATACGTGACGAGTGGCTCGCCACCCGGCTCGCCGCGCTGAGCCCTGCCGAACGGGACACGTTACGGCAGGCGGCGGAGATCCTGCAGCAGGTCGCCCGCGGCTGACGCGACAGTCGCCATCGGGTCCGCTTCGTCCCATGTGGATGACGCGTACGATCCGAGGAGGCGCACCCCGAGTGCGGGCGACACTGAACACCACCTTCCAGTCCCTACAGGTCCGCAACTACCGGATCTTCGCAACCGGGCAGCTGATCAAGCTGATCGGTGTGTGGATGATGTTCATCGCGCAGGACTGGCTCGTCCTGCAGCTGTCGGACGACTCCGCCACCGCGCTCGGCGTGGTCGTCGCCCTCCAGTTCACCCCGGTGCTGCTGTTCACCCTGATCTTCGGTCGGCTCGCCGACCGCTACGACAAGCGGCTGCTGTTGTTCGTCGCCAACGCCATCTGGTGCGTGCTGGCCCTGGTGATGAGCGTGCTGGTGCTGACCGGCGTGGTGGCGCTCTGGCACGTCTTCGTCTTCGCCGGCCTGCTCGGCGTCGGCAACGCCCTGGAGACCCCGGTCCGGCAGGCGTTCGTCTCCGAACTGGTCGGGACCCCGCTGCTGCCCAACGCCCTCGCGCTGTCCTCGGCGACGTTCAACACCGCCCGGATCGTCGGCCCGGCCGTGGCCGGGCTGGCCATCGCGGCGTTCGACGTCGGGCCGGTCTTCCTGATCAGCGCGCTCGCGTCCACGGCCCCGCTGGTCGGACTGGTCCGGATGCGCTCCGGCGAACTGCACCGGGTCGGCCTGCCGGTCGGAGCGCAGCGGGACGCCGCCAAGGTGGTCGACGGGTTGCGCTACGTCGCCCGCCGCCCCGACCTGATGCTGCCGATGGCCCTGATGGCCGTGCTCGGCCTACTGCTGTTCAACTTCCAGCTGACCCTCGCCGCGTTGGCCAAGACGGTCTTCGAGACCGGTGCGGCGTCGTTCGGGCTGTTCACCACGGCGCTCGCGGTCGGCGCGCTGGCCGGTGCCCTGGCCGCCAGCGGCCGGCGCGACCGGCCGTCGGTCTACGTCGTGCTGGGCAGCGCGTTGACCTTCGCTGGCCTCGGCACCCTGGTCGGGCTGGCCCCGACGTACTGGCTGGTGGTGCTCCTGCTGCTGCCGACCGGGTTCTTCATGGTCTACTTCGCGCAGGCCTCCAACCAGCGGGTGCAGCTCGGTGTCGACCCGGCGTTCCGGGGCCGGGTGATGGCGCTGTGGGTGCTGGTCTTCCTGGGCACCAACCCGGTCGGCGCACCGATCATCGGCTGGGTCGCTGAGCGCTTCGGTGCCGGGGCCAGCATCTGGCTGGGCGGCCTGCTGTCCTTCCTGACCGCCGCCGCCGCGCTGGCCTGGCAGTTGCGGCGCACCGGCGGCCGGCTGCGGCTGAGGTGGGCACCGATGCCCCGGCTCTACGTACTGCCGGCCCGACCCGCGCCGGCCCATGCCGGAGCAGTCCGGGCCTGACCTGGAGCCGTACTGCCCGGGGTCCTGGAGCCGTACTGCCCGGGGCCGATCGGTCCCAGGCCGCCGGTGGCGGTCGGCGGGTCAGGAACTCGCGCGGTCGGCCGGGCCGCTACCGAACAGGACGTCGTCCCAGCTCGGCAGTCGCTTGCGGGGCTTGCCGGAGCTGTCGGCCGGGGTCTCGGTGGCACCGGACGCGGCGCGCCGGGGCCGCAGCACCGCCAGCGACGGCACCGCCGGGACCTCCTTGGGTGCGTCGGCATCGTCGTCGAAGGCGGAACCCGCGCCGCCGCCGAGCAGGGCGGCGGCGCCACCGGCCACCGGCCGCTGCCGGGGCGTCTCGGCGTTGGCCGCCGGCTCCAGGCCGCGACCGGCCGCCGAACCGAGCGGTCGGTCCAGCGAGGCGAGCAGCGCGTCCCGCCCGGCCCGGATCGGGTCCCGGCTGGGTCGTGGCTGGTCACCCGGGGCAGCCGGGAGGCCGTGCCCGCCGCCCCGGCCCGGCTCGGCACGCGACGGACCGGGCAGCGCGTGCCCGCCCCGCTCCGGTGCCGGCTCCTGACCGAGGATCTGGGTCGGCCGTTCGGTGCAGAGGTACTGCGCCATGTCGTCGTGCGGCGAGATCACCTGGCGGCTCTTGTCGAGCTCCCAGATGGCCTGGGCGGTGGCCTTGCCGGACGGCCAGGTGGCGATGATCCGCCAGGTGCCGTCGTCGCGCCGGTACGCGTCCCAGGAGATCTTCTCCGCGTCGATGCCGTGCTGGGCCAGCCGGCCGTCGACGACCTCGGCGAGCGGGGCACCCTTGTCGGAGTTCTTCAGCCTGGTACGCCGGGCGTGCTGGGCGAGCATGGCCCGCTCCTGCAGCACCGGTCCGGCGTAGCGCAGTACCCGGTCGACCGGCACTCCGGCGATCCGCGCGACGTCGTCGGCCGACTCGCCGGACCGGATCCGGGCCTGGATGTCCCGGGGGGACAGTGACGGCTGGGGATCACCGGGCTGGCTGGCCACCGTCAACGTGGTCGAGCTGTCCGGGTCCGCCTGCACGGCGGTGGATACGCGGTCGTCGATCGGTAGGGCGAGCAGTCGGCCGACCTCGTCAGCGAGGACCAGGGCCTGACCGTCCTCGGAGAGGGCGACGAAGCGTACCGGGCGCATCGCGTTGCCTCCGTCCCGCTGAGCTGCCCCACGCCGCAAGGTCGACCCGCCCGCGACGTCCTCCGCACACGGTACGCCGATAAGTCACCCGATGGGAGTAGGCCACGCCGGGCATGTCGAGTGAGCTGCCCCGATCCGTCCGGCTGGGCGGGTCGGATGGCGGACGGTGATCGAGCGTCGGCGATCACGGTCGATCACGGATGGTCAGCGGTTGATCGTCATCCTAGAGCAAACCGGCCGGTTCGGCGACAATCAACGCCGAACCGGCCTTATCACCCGATATGCCTCAGAGTCGCTCGATCACGAAGTCGACGCAGGCGGTCAACGCCTCGACGTCGGCCGGGTCGATCGCGGGGAACAGCGCCACCCGCAGCTGGTTACGGCCGAGCTTGCGGTACGGCTCGGTGTCCACGATGCCGTTGGCCCGAAGTACCTTGGCGACCTTGGCGGCGTCCACTCCGTCGACGAAGTCGATGGTCGCCACCACGTTCGACCGCAGTGCCGGATCGGTGACGAACGGGGTGGCCACTGCGGACCGCTGAGCCCAGCCGTAGATCGCCGCCGCGCTCTCCGCCGTCCGCTTCGCCGCCCAGGCCAGCCCACCCTGGGCGTTCATCCAGTCGGTCTGCTCGGCGGCGAGGAAGATCGTCGCCAGTGCCGGAGTGTTGTAGGTCTGCTCCAACCGCGAGTTGTCGATCGCGGTCACCAGGTCCAGGAACGCCGGGATGTACCGGCCGGACGCCTTCACCTGGGCGGCCCGGTCCAGGGCAGCCGGCGACATCAGGGCCAGCCAGATGCCGCCGTCCGAGCCGAAGCACTTCTGCGGGGCGAAGTAGTAGACGTCGGTCTCGGTCGGGTCGACCTCCAGGCCACCGGCGCCGGAGGTGGCGTCGACCAGCATCAACGCGCCGTCGTCGGCCCCGGCGACCCGCCGGATCGGCACCGCGACCCCGGTGGAGGTCTCGTTGTGCGGCGTCGCGTAGACGTCGACGCCCGCCTCGGCGACCAGGGCCGGGGCGCTGCCCGGCTCGGCCTTGTGCACCGTCGGCTCGCCGAGGAACGGCGCGTCGCGTACCGCCTTGGCGAACTTGGCCCCGAACTCGCCGAAGCTGGCGAACTGCGCCCGGTCGCGGACCAGACCGAACGTGGCGACCTCCCAGAACGCGGTGGTACCGCCGTTGCCGAGAATCACCTCGTAGCCATCGGGCAGCGCGAAGAACTCGGCGATGCCGCGCCGCAGCCGGGCCACCTCGTCGCGGACGGTGCGCTGCCGGTGGGAGGTGCCCAGGTAGCTGGTGGCGACCTCGGACAGCGCCTCGACGGCTGCCGGGCGGACCTTCGACGGGCCGCAGCCGAACCTGCCGTCGGCGGGCTTGATCTCGTCTGGGATGCGGATGGTCGCAACGTCAGCCACGGTGGTCAGCAGTCCTTCCAGATGCGCTACGGGTCGACCAATCCTTGCACCCGACCGGCTGGCCCCGGGGTGCGGTCCCACGTCTGCGACTGAGGCGTGCCCCACATCCCCCGGGCCGGTGCCGGCGGAATCCGTACCCGATCAGGATCGGTGCCGGACCAGGATCCGTGCCGGATCAGACGTCGTGCGGGACCGCGTCCCAGCCGGCGACCTGCTGCGGCTTGCGCGGCTGCGGGCCGACGTACCGGGCGGACGGGCGGACCAGCCGCTTGAGCCGCTTCTGCTCCAGGATGTGAGCGCTCCAGCCGCCCATCCGGGCGCAGGTGAACATCGAGGTGAACATGTGCGCCGGCACCTCGGCGAAGTCGAGCACCACCGCCGACCAGAACTCGACGTTGGTCGCCAGCACCCGGTCCGGCTTGCGGTTGTGCAACTCCTCCAGAGCGGCCTTCTCCAGCGCCTCGGCCACCTCGTAACGGGGCGCGCCGAGCTCCTTGGCGGTGCGGCGCAGCACCCGGGCGCGCGGGTCCTCGGCCCGGTACACCCGGTGACCGAACCCCATCAGCCGTTCGCCGCGGTCGAGCACGCCCTTGACGTACGACTCGGCGTCGCCGCTGCGCTCGACGCCCTCGATCATGTGCAGCACCCGGGACGGGGCACCACCGTGCAGCGGTCCGGAGAGCGCGCCGATGCCCGACGAGATGCAGGCGGCGGCGTCGGCTCCGGTGGAGGCGACCACCCGGGCGGTGAAGGTGGAGGCGTTCATGCCGTGTTCGGCGGCGGAGATGAAGTACGCGTCGACCGCCTTGACGTGCCGCGGGTCGGGCTCGCCACGCCACCGGCGCATGAACCGCTCGACGATGGTCTGCGCCTTGTCGATCTCCTTCTGCGGCACGGCCGGCAGACCGAGCCCCCGGGCCGACTGGGCGACGAACGACAACGCGGTGACCGACACCCGGGCCAGGTCCGCGCGGGCCTGCTCGTCGGAGATGTCGAGCAGTTGGGACAACCCCCAGTACGGGGCGAGCATGGCGACCGCCGACTGCACGTCCACCCGGATGTCGCCGGAGTGCACCGGCACCGGGAACGGCTCGGCGGGCGGCAGACCCGGCCCGAACCGACCGTCGACCAGCAGTGCCCAGACGTTGCCGAAGGAGACCTGTCCGATCAGATCCTCGATGTCGACGCCGCGGTACCGTAGGGCACCGCCCTCCTTGTCAGGCTCGGCGATTTCGGTCTCGAATGCGATCACACCTTCGAGACCCGGTTTGAAGTCGGACATGTGGCTCTCCTGGTGGGGATTTTGGCGGTGCTGCCCGAGCGCCCGGTAGAACTGCTGCAGGCTGCCCTGAACGGCTTTCACTGACGTCCGTGTGCTGCGGTGACTGGTCGTTCGTGCCCGGTGGGTGACCGGTTGTTCGTGCCTGGTGGGTACCCAGCGTAAGTTCGGTGCCAGGGGTAGCCCTAGTTCAGGAGAGCGACGTGACGGGAGACACACCGCGACCGAGTCTGCCGCGTCGTGACTATCGCGGTGCCCCGGAACTGCGTCGCCGCGACCTCGCCGTCGACTGGCACACCCAGTTCGCCCGGTGGTTCGCCGACGCGGTGGCGGCCGGGTTGCCGGAGCCGAATGCGATGGTGCTGGCCACGGCCGACGTCGATGGGCGACCGAGTACCCGGACGGTGTTGATGAAAGGGTACGACGAGACGGGAATCGTCTTCTTCACCAACTACCGGTCCCGCAAGGGCGCCGAGGCCACCGACAATCCGTCGGTCAGCCTGCTCTTTCCATGGTTCGCGATGTCCCGGCAGGTGGAGGTACGTGGGGTGGTGGCACCGGTCCCCCGGGCGCAGACCGAGGCGTACTTCGCCACCCGGCCGCGCGGCTCCCAGCTCGGCGCCTGGGCCAGCCCTCAGTCGCGGGTGGTGCCGGACCGCGCGGCGGTCGACGCCGGTCTGGCCGCCGCCCGGCGGCGGTTCCCGGAGTCGACCGTGGTGCCACCGCCGCCGCACTGGGGCGGCCTGCGGGTGACGCCGTGGACCGTCGAGTTCTGGCAGGGTCGGGCCGACCGGCTGCACGACCGGTTGCGGTACCGCCGGGATGCCGGCGGTGGCTGGTCGATCGAGCGGATCGCGCCGTAGCGCAACCTTTAATTTACTCTTAGCTATTGTGGATCACTGGCCGGCGGGTGACCCGCG is a window from the Solwaraspora sp. WMMD792 genome containing:
- the pdxH gene encoding pyridoxamine 5'-phosphate oxidase; amino-acid sequence: MTGDTPRPSLPRRDYRGAPELRRRDLAVDWHTQFARWFADAVAAGLPEPNAMVLATADVDGRPSTRTVLMKGYDETGIVFFTNYRSRKGAEATDNPSVSLLFPWFAMSRQVEVRGVVAPVPRAQTEAYFATRPRGSQLGAWASPQSRVVPDRAAVDAGLAAARRRFPESTVVPPPPHWGGLRVTPWTVEFWQGRADRLHDRLRYRRDAGGGWSIERIAP
- a CDS encoding NCS2 family permease — protein: MATVPAETTGSTPDRSPRNAFDRFFEITARGSTPGREVRGGLATFFTMAYIVVLNPLILGSAVDGEGAALAIPAIAAATALIAGLMTLLMGVIARFPLALAAGLGVNALVAFEIAPQMTWADAMGLVVIEGVIILVLVLTGLRTAVFRAVPTQLKTAIGVGIGLFLALIGFVNAGFVTGGTASPPLGLGVNGMIATWPAFVFVLGLLLTLVLVVRKVRGAILIGILGSTVLAIVVEAIGGFGPAGGPDGQPGGWALTVPSLPDQVFGMPDLSLLGNFSVLGAWDSATWLIALMFVFTLLLTDFFDTMGTMVAVGQEGGLLDAEGMPPRTKEILVVDSIAAAAGGMASTSSNTSYIESAAGVAEGARTGAANLVTGGLFLLAVFLSPLVEVVPFEAASTALVVVGFLMLTAVRTIDWTDYEIAIPAFLTIVLMPFTYSISNGIGAGVITFVLIKLVKGRAAQVHPLLYGVAALFTLYFLRHPLELLIG
- the serC gene encoding phosphoserine transaminase produces the protein MADVATIRIPDEIKPADGRFGCGPSKVRPAAVEALSEVATSYLGTSHRQRTVRDEVARLRRGIAEFFALPDGYEVILGNGGTTAFWEVATFGLVRDRAQFASFGEFGAKFAKAVRDAPFLGEPTVHKAEPGSAPALVAEAGVDVYATPHNETSTGVAVPIRRVAGADDGALMLVDATSGAGGLEVDPTETDVYYFAPQKCFGSDGGIWLALMSPAALDRAAQVKASGRYIPAFLDLVTAIDNSRLEQTYNTPALATIFLAAEQTDWMNAQGGLAWAAKRTAESAAAIYGWAQRSAVATPFVTDPALRSNVVATIDFVDGVDAAKVAKVLRANGIVDTEPYRKLGRNQLRVALFPAIDPADVEALTACVDFVIERL
- a CDS encoding MarR family transcriptional regulator, producing MGEQQVTAAQLATSLRDAITRLNRRVRRARPVGDLTVTQLSALTSLELAGAMTPRELADIERVQPPTMTRIVAKLEERGLVQRTPHPTDGRQVILSATESGREVIAGFERIRDEWLATRLAALSPAERDTLRQAAEILQQVARG
- the sepH gene encoding septation protein SepH, with translation MRPVRFVALSEDGQALVLADEVGRLLALPIDDRVSTAVQADPDSSTTLTVASQPGDPQPSLSPRDIQARIRSGESADDVARIAGVPVDRVLRYAGPVLQERAMLAQHARRTRLKNSDKGAPLAEVVDGRLAQHGIDAEKISWDAYRRDDGTWRIIATWPSGKATAQAIWELDKSRQVISPHDDMAQYLCTERPTQILGQEPAPERGGHALPGPSRAEPGRGGGHGLPAAPGDQPRPSRDPIRAGRDALLASLDRPLGSAAGRGLEPAANAETPRQRPVAGGAAALLGGGAGSAFDDDADAPKEVPAVPSLAVLRPRRAASGATETPADSSGKPRKRLPSWDDVLFGSGPADRASS
- a CDS encoding citrate synthase 2, with the protein product MSDFKPGLEGVIAFETEIAEPDKEGGALRYRGVDIEDLIGQVSFGNVWALLVDGRFGPGLPPAEPFPVPVHSGDIRVDVQSAVAMLAPYWGLSQLLDISDEQARADLARVSVTALSFVAQSARGLGLPAVPQKEIDKAQTIVERFMRRWRGEPDPRHVKAVDAYFISAAEHGMNASTFTARVVASTGADAAACISSGIGALSGPLHGGAPSRVLHMIEGVERSGDAESYVKGVLDRGERLMGFGHRVYRAEDPRARVLRRTAKELGAPRYEVAEALEKAALEELHNRKPDRVLATNVEFWSAVVLDFAEVPAHMFTSMFTCARMGGWSAHILEQKRLKRLVRPSARYVGPQPRKPQQVAGWDAVPHDV
- a CDS encoding MFS transporter; translated protein: MRATLNTTFQSLQVRNYRIFATGQLIKLIGVWMMFIAQDWLVLQLSDDSATALGVVVALQFTPVLLFTLIFGRLADRYDKRLLLFVANAIWCVLALVMSVLVLTGVVALWHVFVFAGLLGVGNALETPVRQAFVSELVGTPLLPNALALSSATFNTARIVGPAVAGLAIAAFDVGPVFLISALASTAPLVGLVRMRSGELHRVGLPVGAQRDAAKVVDGLRYVARRPDLMLPMALMAVLGLLLFNFQLTLAALAKTVFETGAASFGLFTTALAVGALAGALAASGRRDRPSVYVVLGSALTFAGLGTLVGLAPTYWLVVLLLLPTGFFMVYFAQASNQRVQLGVDPAFRGRVMALWVLVFLGTNPVGAPIIGWVAERFGAGASIWLGGLLSFLTAAAALAWQLRRTGGRLRLRWAPMPRLYVLPARPAPAHAGAVRA